The segment CGAAGCGCATCACCACGCCGGAGGCCTCCAGCACGGTCTCGGCGGGCGGCGCGGGCGCCGCGGCGGCGGGGGCGGTGTCGGTGGTCACGGCGCTCACGCCCCTGCCTTGGTCGGTACGTCGTCGGTCGGGGCGGCCTGCGCGGGCAGCTGCGCCTCGTGGAACTCCAACTGCTGCCGCCGGCCGGCGATCAGGCCCTCCGGGCGGAAGCGCATCAGCAGGATCAGCGCCACGCCGAACGCCAGCAGCTGGTAGGACTGCAGGAACTCCAGCTTCGCCGGGATCAGGAACAGCAGCGCCGCGCCCACCAGCGGGCCGCTGATGGTGCCCATGCCGCCGAGGATCACCGCGGCCAGCAGGAACGCCGAGTTCGGCGGCGTCGGGCTGCTGAACAGGTACTGGTCGGGCGAGATCGCGCCCGACACGTGCGCCTGCACCGCGCCGGCCAGGCCGGCCAGCGTCGCGCCCAGCGCGAAGGCGATCAGCTTCACCCGGAAGCCGTTGATGCCCATCGCCTCGGCCGCCGTCTCGTCCTCGCGGATCGCCACCCAGGCCCGGCCGATCCGGGAGTTGGCGACCCGGCCGAACACCGTCACCACGATCGCGGTGGCCACCAGCATCAGCAGCAGGTAGTTGCCGTTCTTGCCCAGGTGCAGGCCCGCGAAGTCGTGCGCCGAACCGAAGTCGAAGCCGAACAGGTTGACGTCCGGGATCGCCGCGATGCCGTTCGGGCCGTTGGTCAGGCTCGGGCCGGAGCGGCCGTCCAGGTTGTTCATGGCGATCCGGAAGATCTCGCCGAAGCCCAGCGTCACGATCGCCAGGTAGTCGCCGCGCAGCCGCAGCGTCGGCGCGCCGATCACCACGCCGAACACCAGCGCCGCCAGCGCGCCGATCAGCACCGCCACCGGGAACGGCAGGTGCACGCCGCTGAACACCGAGAACTGCGAGCCCGACACCAGCGCCGCCGCGTACGCGCCGACGCCCAGGAAGGCCACGTAGCCGAGGTCCAGCAGGCCGGCCAGGCCGACCACCACGTTCAGGCCGAGCGCCACCGTGGCGAAGATCAGGATGTTCGTGCCGATCAGCACGTACGTCTCGCTGCCCTGGGTGAACGGGAACGCGCCCGCCGCCGCGAACGCCGCGCCGGTGGTCACCGCCCGGTTCCGGGCGGTCAGTTCGCGCAGCCGGCCGATCGCGCCCGAGGCCAGCAGCGCCGCGGTGCCGAAGGCCGTCAGCAGCAGGAAGCCGACGAACAGCTCGCCGTACTCGGTGGAGACGCCGAACTCGACCACGCCCAGGCCCACCGCGAACACCGCGGTGACCACCAGGATCTCCGCCCAGGCGGGCAGCTTCCAGGCGGCGGGCAGCGGGCGCTCGATCCGGCCGATCCGCAGCCATCCGTCCAGCAGCCGCCACAGCCGGAACCCGGCGATCGCCAGCGGCAGCGCGACGAAGAACCACAGGTTCTCGGTGAAGATCGGCCGGATGCCCGGCGGCACCGCGTGCAGCGCCCAGCCCTGGCCGAAGCCGACCCGCAGCACCACCGAGACCACCAGCGCCGCGTACAGGCCCCAGTGCAGCTCGGGGTGGCGGACGGTGCGGCGGCGGTCCAGCGGCAGGCCGAGCGCGCCGACCACGGCGAGCAGCGAGCCGGCCGCGGCCAGCCAGCCGCCCGGGTCCAGGTTGACCAGGCCGTTCAGCTCGACGGCGATCGCCGCCACCGCGTACCAGCACACCGCCATGGTGCCCAGCGCGGCGAGCAGCACGCCGTTGTGGCCGCCCGACGGGCTCAGCCAGCGCAGGCCCTTCAGGCCGGCCGCGGCCAGTGCCAGCAGCGCGGTCAGCAGGCCGCCGGCCAGCGCCAGCCACTGCAGGCCGGCCGGGGAGCCGTAGTACGTCAGGTCGCCGGGGAAGTCCGGCGTCCAGGTCCAGGACATGGCCGCGGAGGCGGCGGCGAGCACGCCGCCGAGCACCGCCGCGCCGTAGCCGAGCCGGGCGGGCAGCGGCAGGACCGGGGAGGTCTCGTGGGTCGTCGGAGTCGTCATCGTGCTCACACCCGATCCGCGACGCGCTCGCCGAGCAGGCCCTGCGGCCGCACCAGCAGGACCACGATCAGCAGCACGAACGCCCACACGTTGGCCCAGGCGCCGCCGCCGAGCTGGTGCATGCCCGGGACGTCCTGGATGTACGCGGTGGCCAGCGACTCGGCGACGCCCAGCACCAGGCCGCCCAGCATCGCGCCGTAGATGTTGCCGATGCCGCCCAGCACGGCCGCGGTGAACGCCTTCAGGCCGGCCAGGAAGCCCATGGTGAAGTCGACCTGGCCGTACCGCAGGCCGTGCGCGACGGCCGCGACGGCGGCGAAGGCCGCGCCGAGCGCGAACGCCACCACGATGATCCGGTCGGTGTCGATGCCCATCAGCTTCGCGGTGTCCGGGTCCTGCGCGGTGGCCTGCATCGCCCGGCCGGTGCGGGTCAGCCGCACGAAGGCGGCCAGCACCAGCATGCACAGCGGTGCGGCGACCAGCAGGAACAGGTCGTTGCGCTGCAGGTGGAAGGAGCCCAGGCCGATCGGGTCGCCCTCGAACTGCGGGAAGGACAGCGCCTTCTTGGCGCCCGGGTAGAACGCCCACACCACCTGCTGCAGCGCGATCGACAGGCCGATCGCGGTGATCAGCGGCGCCAGCCGGGGCGCCGTGCGCAGCGGCCGGTAGGCGAACCGCTCGGCGGCGGCGGCGGTGAGCACGGAGGCGAGCACACCGCCGAGGATCATGACCGGCAGCGCCAGCCAGAGGGAGGTGCCGTGCGGCAGTGCCGCGTAGGCGGTCAGCGCGCCGAAGCCGCCGATCATGAATATCTCGCCGTGGGCGAAGTTGATGAGCTGGACGATGCCGTAGACCATCGTGTAGCCGATGGCGATCAGGCCGTACATCAGGCCGAGCATCAGTCCGTTGGCCAGGTTTTGCGGCAGTTCGTGCACCGCGGGCCTCCGTGGATAGGGGGGTACGAGGAGGCGGAGGGCACTTGTGGTGCCCTCCGCCGTCACGGCTGTCTTGCGGGGGGAGGGGTGCGGATCAGCCGGTGTAGGTACCGCTCTTGACCTTCTTCCACGCGCCGCCCTGGACGCTGTACACGGTGAGCTGCTTGTTGGTGGTGTCGCCGTACTCGTCGAAGGAGACCGGGCCGGTGACGCCGGTGAACTTCACCTTGCCGAGTTCGTCCAGCACCTTGGTGCGCAGGTCGTCCGGGACCTTGCCGCCGTTGTGCTCGACCGCGGCCTTGACCGCCTCGATGACCGACCAGGCGGCGTCGTAGGAGTAGCCGCCGTAGGCCGCGTACGGGTCCTT is part of the Kitasatospora cineracea genome and harbors:
- a CDS encoding branched-chain amino acid ABC transporter permease produces the protein MTTPTTHETSPVLPLPARLGYGAAVLGGVLAAASAAMSWTWTPDFPGDLTYYGSPAGLQWLALAGGLLTALLALAAAGLKGLRWLSPSGGHNGVLLAALGTMAVCWYAVAAIAVELNGLVNLDPGGWLAAAGSLLAVVGALGLPLDRRRTVRHPELHWGLYAALVVSVVLRVGFGQGWALHAVPPGIRPIFTENLWFFVALPLAIAGFRLWRLLDGWLRIGRIERPLPAAWKLPAWAEILVVTAVFAVGLGVVEFGVSTEYGELFVGFLLLTAFGTAALLASGAIGRLRELTARNRAVTTGAAFAAAGAFPFTQGSETYVLIGTNILIFATVALGLNVVVGLAGLLDLGYVAFLGVGAYAAALVSGSQFSVFSGVHLPFPVAVLIGALAALVFGVVIGAPTLRLRGDYLAIVTLGFGEIFRIAMNNLDGRSGPSLTNGPNGIAAIPDVNLFGFDFGSAHDFAGLHLGKNGNYLLLMLVATAIVVTVFGRVANSRIGRAWVAIREDETAAEAMGINGFRVKLIAFALGATLAGLAGAVQAHVSGAISPDQYLFSSPTPPNSAFLLAAVILGGMGTISGPLVGAALLFLIPAKLEFLQSYQLLAFGVALILLMRFRPEGLIAGRRQQLEFHEAQLPAQAAPTDDVPTKAGA
- a CDS encoding branched-chain amino acid ABC transporter permease, coding for MHELPQNLANGLMLGLMYGLIAIGYTMVYGIVQLINFAHGEIFMIGGFGALTAYAALPHGTSLWLALPVMILGGVLASVLTAAAAERFAYRPLRTAPRLAPLITAIGLSIALQQVVWAFYPGAKKALSFPQFEGDPIGLGSFHLQRNDLFLLVAAPLCMLVLAAFVRLTRTGRAMQATAQDPDTAKLMGIDTDRIIVVAFALGAAFAAVAAVAHGLRYGQVDFTMGFLAGLKAFTAAVLGGIGNIYGAMLGGLVLGVAESLATAYIQDVPGMHQLGGGAWANVWAFVLLIVVLLVRPQGLLGERVADRV